In Plasmodium yoelii strain 17X genome assembly, chromosome: 6, one DNA window encodes the following:
- a CDS encoding fam-a protein, with the protein MNNKYIKIVFLVIGLFAYVSNKALATESADSKSVRKKSIKKKDASKEGSSSNATPSSSNGNPNTQNGEYVIPLCTNPEEIRKASELMDEVIKLLQHHATNEEGYDMKKRHDKHITIQYKNNKGQGVQKLDLKIRNSDKYNEIIQMLCESKGIQHFGDIMVKGKFILKYTPNLVMIKQRYRNVSKTFKGHFHALFSKVEISPNTTMIAYASADINDQNSTIQEINGNGTSINGASLESDNNSQEKAITGVPKQKAANIFGFLVKKEDNHVKITHISSINENIPFSHNYIIQIVKTNKLAAIMRLRDHFTSN; encoded by the exons atgaataataaatatattaaaatcgTTTTTTTGGTCATAGGCCTGTTTGCATATGTGAGCAACAAAGCCTTAGCAACTGAATCTGCAGATAGCAAATCGGTTCGAAAAAAATCAATTAAAAAGAAAGATGCTTCAAAAGAAGGGAGTTCAAGCAATGCTAC aCCCTCATCATCCAATGGTAATCCGAATACACAAAATGGAGAATATGTCATCCCATTATGTACAAATCCCGAAGAAATTAGAAAAGCGTCAGAACTTATGGACGAAGTTATAAAACTATTACAACATCATGCTACAAATGAAGAAGGTTACGATATGAAAAAACGACATGATAAGCATATAACTATACAGTATAAGAACAATAAAGGTCAAGGTGTTCAAAAATTAGATCTTAAAATCCGAAATTCCGATAAG TATAATGAGATAATACAAATGTTATGCGAATCCAAGGGTATCCAACATTTCGGTGATATCATGGTTAAAG gaaaATTTATCCTCAAATACACCCCAAATTTAGTAATGATAAAGCAGCGTTACAGAAATGTTTCTAAAACATTCAAAGGACATTTCCATGCTTTATTCTCAAAAGTTGAG ataTCACCAAATACGACTATGATTGCCTATGCATCGGCAGATATAAATGACCAAAACAGCACCATTCAGGAAATAAACGGCAATGGTACCTCAATAAATGGAGCCTCATTGGAGAGTGATAACAATTCTCAAGAGAAAGCTATCACGGGAGTACCGAAACAAAAGGCTGCTAACATATTCGGATTTCTCGTTAAAAAAGAAGACAACCATGTTAAGATTACCCATATCAGCTCT attaatgaaaatatccCCTTTTCccataattatattattcaaatagttaaaacaaacaaattgGCAGCCATTATGCGCTTACGAGACCACTTTACATCGAACTAA
- a CDS encoding tryptophan-rich antigen — protein sequence MKKIHAASYFSCSLFLAYFFLIDLTSSASFDPSSAEKLFDVDETKDYDKKTVHFQTHLDEDSINDENPLREENPLRDESSLMEESPLREENSLRGANSTKREALYFEDENLSIEDVIDTDMWLDQLYIKWNSLVRSSRKQIEAEERIKKNEWNKKLVELEEEWEKFYSYISTKKGVWLKKKNEEWNAWIKQMESKWIAYKGHIDKELYDNVARGSPEDNISIVNQLKATVEQNMIKDLKKWIDSGDHNLYKWIICDWTKWKSNFMLEWSKQQWKLNEDTYWKKFTKPKTRPDPFFFLIKEKYDKWAERNKMEQDQWTDITNKLESKYLTVKHTEWEEWKLNKREWYGKWIAYYIENFVNMRTVYRQLEQQNAY from the exons atgaaaaaaatacatgCAGCTTCTTATTTTTCATGCTCTTTATTTTTGGCatattttttccttattGATTTAACATCATCg gCATCTTTTGACCCATCGTCAGCAGAGAAACTATTTGATGTTGATGAAACAAAagattatgataaaaaaactGTGCATTTTCAAACCCATTTGGATGAAGATTctataaatgatgaaaatcCATTAAGAGAAGAAAATCCATTAAGGGATGAAAGTTCTTTAATGGAAGAAAGCCCTTTAAGGGAAGAAAATTCTTTAAGAGGAGCAAATTCTACAAAAAGAGAAGCACTATATTTTGAAGACGAAAATCTCTCTATTGAAGATGTCATTGATACTGATATGTGGTTagatcaattatatattaagtGGAATAGCCTCGTACGATCTTCTAGAAAACAAATCGAAGCAGAAGaacgaataaaaaaaaatgaatggaataaaaaattagTAGAATTGGAAGAAGAATGGGAAaaattttattcttatatatCCACAAAGAAAGGTGTATggcttaaaaaaaaaaacgaagaaTGGAATGCATGGATTAAACAAATGGAGTCAAAATGGATTGCATATAAAGGTCACATTGATAAAGAGTTATATGATAATGTTGCAAGGGGTTCACCAGAAGataatatatctatagtAAATCAATTAAAAGCTACTGtcgaacaaaatatgataaaagatttaaaaaaatggattGATAGCGGTgatcataatttatataaatggaTAATTTGTGACTGGACCAAATGGAAAAGCAATTTCATGTTAGAATGGTCTAAACAACAATGGAAACTTAATGAAGATACTTATTGGAAGAAATTTACAAAACCAAAAACACGACCTgatccattttttttcttaatcAAGGAAAAATACGATAAATGGGctgaaagaaataaaatggaGCAAGATCAATGGACAGATATAACTAATAAATTAGAAAGCAAATATTTAACTGTAAAACACACTGAATGGGAAGAATGGAAACTCAACAAACGTGAATGGTATGGTAAATGGATTGCATATTATATTGAgaattttgtaaatatgAGAACAGTATATAGACAATTAGAACAACAAAACgcttattaa
- a CDS encoding lysophospholipase, putative produces MEETELNNDELRKTVFNLDGNPKVDYFYNKDGLLLKTYGWIVKKALGIVLLIHGLKGHARFTYLRPNAEVINNNEVLVIDNNNYYVYNGSWVEKFNQSGYSVYALDLQGHGESEGWANLRGHFKRFGDLVDDVIQYMNQIQDEISNENQTDDESHDIVTNKKKRLPMYIVGHSMGGNIALRVLQVLNKSKEKNLSKIEDTETYKKGDTLVGDFINIYDSDNEDDITNKVANVSELIDLNNVSNDNTIGSVGDTYCISNDSTYDNDSASTTTGGSDSNNTSVSTEDNVIASTSTKDNVIANTSTKDNVIANTSTEDNVIASTSTEDNVISSINTDDNVISSTSADGNNKNDDKYNCMDKLNIKGCVSLSGMVSFERIAQPGTSLFNYLYLPITHFLSYIAPNMQTISELPYKSFPYVENLCKVDKYRHNGGITFKCVYELIKAMGALNDDINYIPKDIPLLFVHAKDDCICYYKGVKLFYDRVNSENKEFFPVENMDHSLTIEPGNEAIVEKIIDWICNLGKDNKNAIENQG; encoded by the coding sequence atggaagAAACTGAATTGAATAATGATGAATTAAGAAAAACAGTTTTTAATTTAGACGGAAATCCTAAGGTTGATTATTTCTATAATAAAGATggtttattattaaaaacatATGGGTGGATAGTTAAAAAGGCCTTAggtattgtattattaatcCATGGGTTGAAAGGCCATGCTCGATTCACTTATTTGAGACCAAATGCAGAAGTGATAAATAACAACGAAGTTTTAGTGatagataataataactaCTATGTTTATAATGGTAGTTGGGTTGAAAAATTTAATCAAAGCGGATATTCAGTATACGCACTTGATTTACAAGGACATGGAGAATCAGAAGGATGGGCAAATTTAAGAGGACATTTTAAACGATTTGGAGATTTAGTTGATGatgtaatacaatatatGAATCAAATCCAAGATGAAATATCAAATGAAAATCAAACGGATGATGAATCTCATGATATagtaacaaataaaaaaaaaagactcCCTATGTATATTGTTGGACATTCGATGGGAGGGAATATTGCTTTAAGGGTATTACAAGTATTGAATAAgtcaaaagaaaaaaatctTTCTAAAATTGAAGATACAGAAACCTATAAAAAAGGTGATACCCTGGTAGGTGATTTTATCAATATTTATGACAGTGACAATGAAGATGATATTACAAATAAAGTTGCTAATGTAAGTGAACTCATTGACCTTAATAATGTCTCTAATGATAATACTATAGGAAGTGTTGGTGATACGTATTGCATTTCCAATGATAGCACATATGATAATGATAGTGCTAGTACTACTACTGGTGGTAGTGATAGCAACAATACCAGTGTTAGTACCGAAGACAATGTAATAGCCAGTACGAGTACCAAAGACAATGTAATAGCCAATACTAGTACCAAAGACAATGTAATAGCCAATACTAGTACCGAAGACAATGTAATAGCTAGTACTAGTACCGAAGACAATGTAATATCCAGTATTAATACTGATGATAATGTAATATCCAGTACTAGTGCCGATGgtaacaataaaaatgacgataaatataattgtatggacaaattaaatattaaaggTTGTGTATCATTGTCTGGTATGGTGTCTTTCGAAAGAATAGCACAACCAGGAACAAGTTTATTcaattatctttatttaccTATAACACATTTCTTATCTTATATTGCACCTAACATGCAAACTATATCAGAATTGCCATATAAAAGTTTCCCATATGTTGAAAATTTATGTAAAGTAGATAAGTATCGACATAATGGCGGAATTACATTTAAATGTGTATATGAACTTATAAAAGCAATGGGTGCATTGAACGatgatattaattatataccAAAAGATATTCCTTTATTGTTTGTACATGCAAAAGACGATTGtatttgttattataaaGGAGTAAAGTTGTTTTATGATAGAGTAAATtctgaaaataaagaattttTTCCGGTTGAAAACATGGATCATTCTCTAACAATAGAACCAGGAAATGAAGCAATTGTGGAAAAAATTATTGACTGGATATGTAATTTGGGAaaggataataaaaatgcaaTAGAAAATCAAGGATAA
- a CDS encoding tryptophan-rich antigen, whose amino-acid sequence MSGQLTQYYDYVKQSLFSGNGAGSLIRFDGISQNGIMSNFMNFFAFLLVAAYMGYFLLGKSNKKNKNGDNVNPIPHAKNFYNKHKYTDDKLSSAPKTDEWKHNAWRKWILNLEDKWSTFNRNVDKNKSEWMDQKDAQLIEWVKELQTKWMHFNPNIDQEYKIEFLSKSENWNDDKWKIWMLTEAQQLLENDLKEWLSQAEADYCKWTMDAWTQWKDSQIKEWITLDWKYEEDTFFSKIDELTVEVLPAEEQRLWYAWKERIYKEGSDWKYWTSLKESKYVNENWELWEEWKNEKQEMFSEWLQLYTNKWIQQKQWRLWIGEKMSQNAQNTASESTSVDANADEKKDEEKNDEVKNDEVKNDEVKNDEVKNDEEKKDEEKKDEVKNDEEKKDEVKNDEVKNDEEKKDEVKNDEVKTDEVKNDEVKKDEVKNDEVKNDEVKNDEVKTDEVKNDEVKTDEVKKDEVKTDEVKTDEVKTDEVKNDEVKTYEVKTDEVKNDDSTNNVKARYSFATNGGTKTDEKKEDTDTSSVNGDENKRKYASNPYFRNSILI is encoded by the exons ATGAGTGGGCAACTTACGCAATATTATGACTATGTTAAACAGAGTTTGTTTAGTGGCAATGGGGCGGGGTCACTTATTAGATTCGACGGCATTTCTCAAAATGGGATTATGAGtaattttatgaattttttcGCCTTTTTACTAGTAGCAGCATACATGGGATATTTTCTATTAGGAAAATCG aataaaaaaaataaaaatggggATAACGTAAATCCAATTCCTCATGCTAAAAATTTTTAcaataaacataaatatacaGATGATAAATTATCATCAGCACCAAAAACAGATGAATGGAAACATAATGCCTGGAGAAAATGGATTCTAAATTTAGAAGATAAATGGAGCACATTTAACAGAAatgttgataaaaataaaagtgaaTGGATGGATCAAAAAGATGCCCAATTGATAGAATGGGTAAAAGAATTACAAACAAAATGGATGCATTTTAATCCTAATATTGATcaagaatataaaattgaatTTTTAAGCAAATCTGAAAACTGGAATGATgataaatggaaaatatggaTGTTAACAGAAGCACAACAACTTTTAGAAAATGATCTAAAAGAATGGCTTTCTCAAGCTGAAGCAGATTATTGTAAATGGACTATGGATGCATGGACTCAATGGAAAGACAGCCAAATAAAAGAATGGATAACTCTTGATTGGAAATATGAAGAAGATACATTCTTTTCAAAAATTGATGAACTTACAGTAGAAGTATTACCAGCAGAAGAGCAAAGATTATGGTATGCTTGGAAAGAAAGAATATACAAAGAAGGAAGTGATTGGAAATACTGGACATCATTAAAAGAAtctaaatatgtaaatgAAAATTGGGAATTATGGGAAGAatggaaaaatgaaaaacaagAAATGTTCAGTGAATGGCTTCAATTATATACTAATAAATGGATCCAACAAAAACAATGGAGATTATGGATTGGAGAAAAAATGTCACAAAATGCCCAAAATACTGCATCTGAATCAACTTCCGTAGATGCTAACGCTGACGAAAAAAAAGacgaagaaaaaaatgatgaagtaaaaaatgatgaagtaaaaaatgatgaagtaaaaaatgatgaagtaaaaaatgatgaagaaaaaaaagacgaagaaaaaaaagacgaagtaaaaaatgatgaagaaaaaaaagacgaagtaaaaaatgatgaagtaaaaaatgatgaagaaaaaaaagacgaAGTAAAAAATGACGAAGTAAAAACTGATGaagtaaaaaatgatgaagtaaaaaaagacgaagtaaaaaatgatgaagtaaaaaatgatgaagtaAAAAATGACGAAGTAAAAACTGATGAAGTAAAAAATGACGAAGTAAAAACTGATGAAGTAAAAAAAGACGAAGTAAAAACTGATGAAGTAAAAACTGATGAAGTAAAAACTGATGaagtaaaaaatgatgaagtaAAAACTTATGAAGTAAAAACTGACGaagtaaaaaatgatgaCAGTACTAATAATGTTAAAGCCAGATATTCTTTCGCAACAAACGGAGGAACTAAAACTGATGAAAAGAAAGAAGATACCGATACAAGTTCAGTAAATggtgatgaaaataaacGAAAATATGCATCAAACCCATATTTTCGAAACTCGATACTTATATAG